The Anabaena sp. PCC 7108 region GCAATTTCATAATAGTTATCTGCTTCAAGAATTTCTTGAAAACCTCTTTTCTGGCTTGTATATCTTTCACTCAAGAATCTTGTTATAAATCCAATCATGTAGGTATAAAGAATTTCCGAACCTTTAAGCTTGTTAATTTTTCTAATAGTTTTCATGGAAACATCTGTCCACCCAAACGGATCAAGTAAAAAGAAAGAATGTCCTTTACGAGATTCTACTGCAACAATGCAGGAATTTACTAAATTTTCAAATTCCCCATGTATGAATTCACATTGTTCTATTCTGTCACCGTACTCATGACTAAATTGATGTGGTCGTTCATCCACTAATTCTCCTAAACCTGCTTTTGGCATTGAATATGTTTTTAGGCAACTTAAATGATTTTTTTTATTATCTATAAAAATGAACTTGATATTTAAGGGTTCTGGGTAAATTCGTTTTGATTTTTTATGTGCTTCTCTTACAGCCTTGATGAGCCTGACAGGAGAACCTTCCCACTCGTTATTATTGTCTTTATCATTGTACATTCCACCACCACAAAAACCATCTATAAAAGTAAATGTAGTAACTCCACGCTTACCTTTTTTATAAAGTGTAATCACTAAGTTTTCAATGTATTGTTCAATAATAAGATGCTTGGCTTTAGTATGAGGATCTATTGGAGGAAGATAACTTCCATCAGCACTCCAGGTGGCTTGTGTTCCGCTCATGTTAAATAACTCCTAAAATTAAGATTTTTAGCTTTCTTACTAGTAACTTTATAACAAGTAAATTATTATACCATACAACTGATACACAAAAATTGATATTGTGCTACATAAAACTTTTATATAGAAGCGATATATAAGGATAAATAAATAAATAAATTCAATGTCAACCAATACGTTAATGGTAAAATTGTATTTTGATCTGTGCGATCGCTTATGCTAGAAAATCGCTTATCCTAGAAAATATATGAATTGCCTTATCTTCCTATTTAGGTCAGTCAACATGGATATCAGTGTAACTGTAAATGAAATAAAAGCCCTGAGTATTCCAGATAGAATCCGTATTGTACAAGAAATTTTGGAAAGTATAGCAGTAGAACAGGCTTATCTCGATTTAACAACAGCGCAAAAACGAGAACTTGATCGACGCATTACTGATTACGAAACAAATCCAGAGAATGTGATGACATAGGAGGAAATTAAAGCTTCAATTAGAGGAAAAGAATGAATTACGCTTTAGTCTTTCGTCGAGAAGTTGGTGAAGAACTAGATGAAGCGTATAATTGGTATCAAAATCTTTATTTTCCAATTTATGATAAACTATTAATTAACCCTTGTTATAACAATGAGGTATTCATGAAAAATATATTAACCAGCTTATCTTCTTCTCTCTACAACCAAGACTTTCATCTTTGGATAGAATCAACAATTGAAATATTACAACAAAAAAGATTTGCAGAATTAGATATAGAAAATCTA contains the following coding sequences:
- the tcmP gene encoding three-Cys-motif partner protein TcmP gives rise to the protein MSGTQATWSADGSYLPPIDPHTKAKHLIIEQYIENLVITLYKKGKRGVTTFTFIDGFCGGGMYNDKDNNNEWEGSPVRLIKAVREAHKKSKRIYPEPLNIKFIFIDNKKNHLSCLKTYSMPKAGLGELVDERPHQFSHEYGDRIEQCEFIHGEFENLVNSCIVAVESRKGHSFFLLDPFGWTDVSMKTIRKINKLKGSEILYTYMIGFITRFLSERYTSQKRGFQEILEADNYYEIANLEDNSIGEQCYLRDQTVKLFIEKGQSQYVFTFALIPRGDNIVLYYLLHLSQNLTALEVIKDCFELENNLDYQYHYEIYGYGFRTSDFYNQNQLSLELNITKDTYEICIDKLDQDVGKLIFNNPDGISYQEIRVRTMALNPANKKIYNKYLSKYFNEKEIEIWRDGKLLSRSQSEYKKSDIIKVPRKYQLSFLNQPKFFKTDL
- a CDS encoding addiction module protein — encoded protein: MDISVTVNEIKALSIPDRIRIVQEILESIAVEQAYLDLTTAQKRELDRRITDYETNPENVMT